The following are encoded together in the Bacteroidales bacterium genome:
- a CDS encoding Fic family protein, with protein MEKNPTLGFPEVLAGSSDKKQNRQISTWVKKGMIRKIAPRLYSPNFEDSPGDIIRCNLFEVLSLLYPGALLSHRSAFEFEPTGAGHLFLTHSYTKKVPLPGVTLRFLEGPGPLEGDRFFSGQLRVSQEARAFLENLQTAKGAGPASKCLPYPMIEEMLETMIRLSGEEAVKRLRDRARELADVLGMKNEFNRLDALIGALLATRDTGILTTPGGKARAGGVAYDPARVLLFQDLFRELEAMHFPLREEPNSSRKAFRNFAFFESYFSNYIEGTEFELDVARQIVESNTPLPARNEDSQDILGTYQLASNRGLMSELPGSGEELLSLLRERHSILLRARQDKEPGAFKQRNNRAGNTVFVDWKLVEGTLIRGYEIYQALNHPFKRAAFMLFLISEVHPFIDGNGRVARILMNAELVAAGQAKILIPTVYRDDYLGALRKLTRRSLADPYVRMLERIQEFSMTVTGEDLDLMQEHLLNCNAFQEPTEASLHF; from the coding sequence ATGGAAAAAAATCCCACTTTAGGATTCCCGGAGGTTCTTGCAGGAAGTTCCGACAAGAAACAAAACAGGCAGATTTCCACCTGGGTTAAAAAGGGAATGATCAGGAAGATTGCCCCGAGACTATATTCACCGAATTTTGAAGATTCTCCCGGGGACATCATACGCTGCAATCTGTTTGAAGTGCTTTCTTTGCTTTACCCGGGAGCCCTGTTAAGTCATCGTTCAGCCTTTGAGTTTGAGCCTACCGGGGCCGGGCACCTGTTTTTGACACACTCTTATACCAAAAAAGTACCTCTTCCGGGTGTTACGCTTCGTTTCCTTGAAGGACCCGGACCTCTTGAAGGAGACCGCTTTTTTAGCGGACAGCTCAGAGTATCTCAGGAGGCAAGGGCCTTCCTGGAAAATCTGCAAACTGCGAAAGGAGCCGGGCCTGCATCCAAATGCCTGCCATATCCCATGATTGAGGAGATGCTGGAAACAATGATACGCCTAAGTGGTGAGGAAGCGGTCAAGAGGTTAAGGGACCGGGCCAGGGAACTGGCAGATGTTCTTGGAATGAAAAATGAATTCAATCGTCTGGATGCATTGATTGGAGCCTTATTAGCAACAAGGGATACAGGGATACTGACCACTCCGGGAGGAAAAGCCAGGGCAGGAGGTGTGGCCTATGATCCTGCCAGGGTGCTGCTTTTCCAGGATTTATTCAGGGAACTGGAGGCCATGCACTTTCCATTAAGAGAAGAACCCAACAGCAGCCGGAAGGCCTTCAGAAATTTTGCATTCTTTGAGAGTTACTTTTCCAATTATATTGAAGGAACTGAATTTGAGCTGGACGTGGCCAGGCAGATTGTTGAATCAAATACTCCTCTGCCTGCCAGGAATGAGGATTCGCAGGATATTTTAGGAACCTATCAGCTTGCCTCGAATCGTGGTCTGATGTCTGAATTACCCGGGTCCGGAGAGGAATTACTTTCCTTATTAAGGGAGCGTCACAGCATCCTGTTGCGGGCACGGCAGGATAAAGAACCCGGGGCCTTCAAGCAGCGGAATAACAGGGCCGGTAATACGGTATTTGTCGACTGGAAACTGGTGGAAGGCACCCTGATCAGGGGCTATGAGATTTACCAGGCCCTGAATCACCCGTTTAAGAGGGCTGCATTCATGTTGTTCCTGATAAGTGAGGTCCATCCCTTCATTGATGGAAACGGACGGGTGGCGCGAATTTTGATGAACGCAGAACTGGTGGCAGCCGGACAGGCAAAAATTCTGATACCAACCGTTTACCGGGACGACTACCTGGGGGCACTCCGCAAGCTGACCCGCCGGTCCCTGGCAGATCCTTATGTCAGAATGCTGGAACGGATTCAGGAATTCAGTATGACCGTAACAGGAGAAGATTTAGATCTGATGCAGGAGCATCTGCTGAACTGCAATGCCTTCCAGGAACCCACAGAGGCCAGCCTGCACTTTTAA